CTTGAAAGCCAAAGAAAAACAAGATATTTCGGAACACATGCCGGGAGCATCCTTAACACATTTCGAAACATCTTGCAGCTCACCCTAGAAACCATAGCGAAAAAAGGAATCAAAACCATATGTATAATCCCGAGGACAACTGAATATAATCAAAACCATTTGCGAAGAAAAAAACATACTGTTAAAAAGACAATGAATATAATCAAACACACACCTCAGTATAGCAAGACGATAGGTTTTTCCTCAGATGTCTCTTCCCAAATATATTGTTCTTTGTATGGTCTAAATCAGAGAAGAATTTTACCAGATTACCATTCCAGACAGAAATCCTCGGAACACTTTGATCAATAATTCTAGCCCCAAAATCCAAAGAATCAAGATAATACACCTGCAAAAAACATTTCATATTTACACACCATCCAAATAGAACAAAAATATTGATGATAGCAAAGCATAAACAAATACTTCGAGTAATGAACTCACGGCAAGAAAATAGTAGCAGAACTCAAAAACCTTTGGCTTCCTTCCTTTCAATTTACAAGACTTGTTGTATTTATATACTCCAGAGATAAGATGTTCAAAAACAAGGGCACACACATCAAAAGAACTTGCAGATTCAGGTTGTTCGAGAATAGACAAGTAATCCGTGTTAGGGAGCTCATTGCTTGTAGGAAACAGAAAACACTTGAATGCAATAACCATAAAGCACACAAAAACTTCAGTGTCAGTCAAAACATCTTGAGACTTTAGCTTGTTGCCAAAGAAAGTGATGTGAGGCATCTCCGACAGTCCAAATAATTTCAAAATGAACTTGGCACCACCATCACTATCAGGCATAGGGACAGACCCAGAGTTTGGCAAACCAGTAACAAAATGAACTGAATCCTTGGAGATTGAGATAATCTTGGAATCATTTACAATTATCTGATGGGAGACATGGTCAACACAGGAACAGATCCAGCGAACAAACGGAGAAGGAATCTCACATTTCTCAAGCAACAAAAGATGACCAAAACCAAAATTCCTTATGACCTCCTTACGACGAAAAGTCAATGATTTCGAAATGTCACAGAAGTACTTAATGGAATATGAAGTAAATGATTCTCTGCCAATAGAATGCTCTTTGAACCGTTTGTTCTGAAAAAAGGTAAAAGAAGGTTGTGAAAAAGAATTCAAAGTCTCACAAATATGATAGCATTCAAAATTCATATATAAAGACGTCAAAAAACCTTAGAGAATAAGACAGACTCTTCGCAGAACTTGGAAAAGTCCCTCTTGAGagatttgatagcctatagaaacATCAAGGAACAAGCAAAAAATAAGTATgatcaaaaataaaacaaaaactaaaTAATTAGTTAAAAATGAACTAAAGAACCTCTTTGCGAAAAAACTGAAACAATGCATCATCCAAAACACTTTTCCTCCCTGGCTTTGCATTTTCCTtccaaagaaaaagaaacaacaaTGAATGAAAAACAATATATGCATATATAAACCATGAAAAGGTTGAAAGGTAAATGCACAGACAACTATCGTACTTTATCACTAGATGAAAAGCTATCCATATGTGACAACCCAAAATCAGCATCGTAATCACATGAACCAGTACGATTTAAATTCCCAGACAAATCATCGCCGAAACTTCTTCTAGCTTCCCCACTACAAAGCAGAAAAAAGATAGTGTCAGAGGATCACAAACAAAAACGAATAGGAAAGATATAATCAAGATTCAGACTGATGTTGTGTTTGTTCTTGCTGGAAAACATCCAGAATTGCAGCAACGGATCAAACAAAAAGGAGTTTTCAAGAAAAAGCACCTGCATGCAGCAACTATGAATTACTCATACTGGTAAGTTTACATTGAACATAATATGCCAACATGCAGCAAAATGAAAATGGTTTTCCAAGCTACATATTGCCAAACACTATGTAACTTCCGCATACTCGCCTGCCATCATGGATAATACTAAAAACTACTAAATGAGATTCAGCTAAAAACTAATTTCAGCTAAAAAGAGGGCATGTATGGCTGGTTGTATTTCTCAGGACAGATGTGTACACCTACTACTAAATcagtccataaaaggatgtcaaaattttggagtaTCTAGATATATACACATTTTGACAAACTTTCAACATCCTTTACAGACAAAGTAGTCTGTAAATTCCACAATCCATAAATTCATGCACAAGTACAAACACTAGAGATGGTAGTTTTCCGAAGACAACAAATCAGCGCATTCAACATTCACAACCCATTCGACGTTCACACTAACAGAGACATGTATATAAGATCAAAACCTACACAGTTCAACTGTTCCAGGGAGCAGGTCGAGAATCTACGGCAGCAATTTCTGATCAAATTCAATACACAAGAAACCGATCTATATATTCAAGCAACTATACCAATTAGCAGGACAATACAACTGAATGAACTGGAGTTCCTACATTAGATAATACAACTGCACGAACTGGTGTTCCTATTCATGCTCGACAAAACACCTAAACGAAAACCAACCCAAATGCATGCTAACAAACCTAAGCAACAAAGTACAACATTCAGACCAATAAAAGCAATCATATAAAGTCCATAACAAATAAAACTGATGCTCAGGTATAATGACCCTGAAACAGATTGCACGTCCATAGTTCAATTCATCTGTCTGAGTTGAGTGTAAAATAAAGATATACATTCCATAATCAAGGGCATTTGAAACATTACGGTTAACCAGGAATTCTGGAAATTAACGAACAGATGACCAGACCACAGGGGTCAAACAAGGAATGCTGGAATTTAACAAACAGATGACCAGACCACATGACAGCACTATGCTCTACACTAGCAATCATTGTACGGTCATGTCAAAAAAGATGCCTATTCCAAAACTGAAGAACCTATTATCCAGGTAAACCTATGTTGAGCCCTATTTAGATGAGATGGCCAAACCAttaccaaaaaaaaaaagatgagctggccaaaccacagggcagcACTATGCTCTAAACAAGCAATCATTGTACTGGCACTGTCAAGGTAACTACACCAAAAAAGAACAGATGCACATACGATCAAGGTATGTATGATGAGCTTATTCTAGACCagatggccaaaccacagggcagtACTATGCTCTACACTAGCAATCATCGTACTGCACCTGTCAAACAACGAAGATAACTATACCAAAATGAATAGATAACCATACAATCCAGGTATGTTATGATGAATTCCTCCAGACTAAACTTATCCAGCAAGACAATCTAGGTACCCTTTAATGAACTTATTTTAGACAAAACTATAATGCTTACTGAAAGAAAGCCAATGCATTAGCTTAAAGCTGCTCTAAGCTAGCTGTAGTATTAATCTAAATGTATTCAAAGCTAACTTAAGCAGACaataaaacaacaaacaaagaaAATAATTTGCCCCGCAGATAGCTATCTAAAAGCAGCTGCACTAGAACACTAAGCACCAGTAACTTCAACCCAAAAAATTCAATGACCTAATAACAGGATCGCACTAGGTACTACTATGCCACATAATTGTACATAAATTTAACAAAACAAATTGTACATGTAAATGTATACTGCAGCACAGAAATGAACACCAATCGGATCAAGATGATTTTGAGGTAAGAATGAACACCAAATACACAATCTGTCTCATAACAAGCTGGACACAAAACTCCGACTGAACACAAAACTAAACCCTAACTAATACAAGATCGGAGCATACCATCAGCCTAACCTGAAAAATCAACTAAACCCTAATGTAATCAATAAGCTAGCGCCCCAATGTTTCCCTCAAAAAAGCAAGCTAGCGCCCACAAAACAGAACCCAAACTAAGGGGAGCTCAAAGACAAGCAGACAAAGACTAATCCAATGTGAAATGCTATGGAACCCAAACTAAACACAAAGACACTACGCATTATAAGTTTTTCTCAATTGAAACTCAGCGCTAATGAAACTTGAGCTAAATAAGATGGACCGATTCCGTGTGAAAATGATAAATTAAGAAATATATAAGTCATCAGCCTTGAATATTCATTCATCAATAAGTAAGATACCGACATAGTGAAGAAAGAAACTATAGAAGACTGATAGAAAATCCAGATTCAAACTAAAAAAAGGAAATTACCGACATACTGAAGAATACTTAAAACACATAGAAGGCTGACAGGGTAAATAATATAAATACTGTTTGATCCATGCACACTAACCAAAACATGAATGGCCATGTTCATCTATGATAATCCAAACATTAAAGACCATAGCTCAAAGCATGATGACAAAACGCATGACACTGCTACTTAACATAGGCCATATACACCAATGCAGCACTTAAATCCCAAAACGGTTCAACCTTCAAAATATACAACCACTAATAGCAACAAAATCTACCCACACTATATCCACTTTCAAAAGTTTCTCAAAGTCAAAAGAGGCACCATAACAAACATAGTCGAAGGAGAAAGGGGTACATTCACTAAAACCATAGACCCCATCCTCACAGAAATTAACATACTGTATATTTTCTCTCGGCGAATACATGTCAGGTGAATTAGTGAAAGACCTGCCTTCTCTCGGCGAATCAAACAAAATTATTCAGTGGAATTGGTGACCCTACTCTACTTCTCCTGTACATTTGGATACTGAGACTAAAGCATATTGCTCTATCTGCACTTCTATACACTGTGATTTGGCACATTATTTGGACCTTGTGACAGCAAATTCGTCCAAAGGGAATGGTGTTAATCACAGCATGAATCGTAACAAATCCCCATCCTTTATCCACACTCAAGGATAAAAGGGACTAGGAAGAGAAGCAGCAGCATACTTGAGCCAGGAAGCACCTAAATCCAGTGAAATCGAGACAAAACTCGAGAACTACAACCCCAATCAAACAACTAAGGTCGAAATCCAGTGAAATCGATACAAAATCGAGCACTACACACACGAATCAACAACAACTGCAGCGTCTCTCACAACTCATGCCGTCTCTCGCGCGACCTCGAGCACAACCTACCAGGCACCTGGCAACATAAATCGGAGAACAAAAAGGCAGAGGACATGGGAAACAAGATATTACCCATCACGTCGACGGGACCCAGATCTTCTGCGCTCGCAAATCGCTGACATCTTCCCCGGTGGACGGAGAAGAATAGGAGAAGCACATCTCCCCATCGCGCCTACCGCCGGCTGCGGCGACGCAGCACTCCCGGTACCGAGCGGCACCACCCCGCCCCCAGACGCAGTACGCGCAGTCGCTGCAGCCCCCGACCCCTCCAACACCGGTCGCGCTGCAGCCCCCAACCCCTCCAACACCGGCCGCCCTGCAGCCCCCGACCGCTCTGACACCGGCCGCGCTGCAGCCCCCGACCGCGCCGACACAGGCCACGCTGCAGCCCTCGACCGCGCCGACACCGCCCGCGCTGCAGCCTTCGAAGCTCCCCTCGCCATGGATCCGGGACAGAGCAACACGACGACGGGATAAGGGGAAGGGGAAatgaaaaattcaaaacaaaggcTGAAAAGGAAAAAGAAGAGACGCGGTGCGGGAGACTCAACGGAAGCTGAAAaaagatgcgccaagattggtgaaGACATCGGACGGCTGAAAAAGTGGCTGTTTCCCAATTGAGAAACAGCTAGCTGTTTAGTAGGAAAAATGTAGATATTTTGTTATAAAATAgtgtgtactccctccgttcaataATATAAGACGTTTTAGACACTTTCAGAGTAGACTAGATACAAACAAAAGAAGTAAACCTACAGACAAAAAATAGACTAGATACAAACAAAAATGAATGAACCTATAAAATACCTTAGACGTCTTATAAAACTGTACTGAGGGAGTAGTTGTTAGTGATGTTAGTGTAGTATGCAGATAATTTGTTAGAAACATAGTGTAGTTGTTAATGTTGTTAGTGTAGCGTGTAGATAATTTGTAGAAAAAATAGTGTAGTTGTTCGTGATGTTAGTATAGTGTTTGATAATTTGTTAGAAAAAAATAGTTGGATGTTGGATAAATTATAAAGAAGTTCTCAAATTTTTGTTTAAAAAGTTTGATAATGTAGTAATCCCCGTTAATAGTTATAAGACACAGACTATATACAACACACTGTTGAACTTCTTTGGACGTTGTGAACAATGATTTTGTACCTCGCAAACATTTTTTTTAATCGCATATGATTTTTTGAACCATGCGAACATGTTTTTTTATGTACATGCATTTTAATATTTTTATATGAACATTTTCAACCTCGTGAATAATTATTTTTTGAACAATTCCTTCACACCGAGTGTGTATTCTTTGAGACGTTCTGGATGTTAAGCCAATCTCTAGTTGCAATTATATCTTCCCATAATTATATGTAGGTGtcacaaaagaaaaaaggaaatctgTTTGAGATTAAGGGAAAATGATGCTTGGATGAAGCAATACCCTGCATTTTAAGTTAACAAATTCGTTTTGGAGATGTTATGTTAAGTATTTTATGCACACTATCGCTGCCTCACTGTCTAGGTGTCTGCTATACATAACTTGTTGTGCAGtgtttttctatttatttttctcTTTGTGCAAATTCTAAGGATCTTCTAAACAAAAGGTAAAATAAGCGAGTGACCATGACTATGGCCCGTGAGCAACTCCTGTCGGAAATTTGGCCCAACCAGCCAACGAAACCCTAAACTAAGTCCACCACCACACAGCCAGCAGTATATAACAACGCCGCCGACCATTTCGTCTCGACGGAAATCCACACTCCATTCTAACTTGCCACTCGATCGGCGGAAACCCCaaaccgtcgccgtcgtcgccgtcgccgtcggccATGGCGGAGCGCGCCCCGTTCAACGTCCTGGACCCCGCGGCGGCGGGCGATGCTCAGCGCAGGGGCTCAGACCCGCGCGAGCTGGAccgatgcatggagcagatgctgtcGTACATCTACGCCAGCCTCCCCAACTACCCCCTCTACCTCGGCCAGCAGTTCCACGCCGCCGGCGCCGGTCCAGACCGCGCCGACCGCATCAGCCGTCTCCCCCGCGACCTCCGGCGCGACATCGTCTCCCGCCTCCCCGTCAAGGACGCCGCGCGCACCGCCGTCCTCTCGTGGCGCTGGCGGACGCTCTGGCTCTCCACGCCGCTCGTCCTGGTCGACGCCCACCTCCTCCCCAAAGGCCAAGACTTTCCCCCGACCTACTCCACCAACTCGCAGCCCATCACCGCCGCCGTCTCCAGCATCCTCGAGGCGCACCCGGGGCCCTTCAGCTGCGTCCACCTCATCTGCAGCCGCATGGACTCGTACCGCCCCCAGCTCGCGCGCTGGCTCCAGCTCTTCGCCGCCAAGGGCGTCCATGACCTCGTCCTCGTCAACCGCCCCTTGCCGCTCGACTTGCCCCTCCCCGCCACGGTCTTCACCATCACCACCCTCACCCGCCTCTACCTCGGCCTCTGGAAGCTGCCCGGCACGGCCGCCCTGCGTGGCGCCTCCTTTCCCCACCTACGCGAGCTCGGCCTTTTGTTCGTGCAAATGGAGCCCGGCGACGTCGACTACCTCGTCGCCAGGAGCCCCGTCCTGGAGATCCTCAACATCCTGGGATGCGTGAAGGGGTTGCGCCTCCGCCTCGTCAGCCAGAGCCTTCGGTGCGTCCAAATCGCCGCTTCTATCATGGAGAACATCGCCGTGGTAAAGGCTCCATGCCTGGAACGGCTCATCCTCCATGGATCTTACAAACGAGGCGGGGGATTGTGTACCAGGGTCAGGATTGGAGATGCCCCCAAGCTGCACGCTTTTGGATACCTCAAGCCAGACCAGGTCCTAGAGATCCGAGACACCATCATCATGGTACGTCTGCTGCTCCcccagtcttttcttttcttttcttcagtTAGCAATGGTGTCCAGCGCTGACAGAGGTCCATGAATAAATTGTGTGATCTTCCTTCTTGAATTGGGCGAATTCCAGCCCGGGATAAAGGCGACCACAACAAGCATGCTCACAAGCGTCAAGATTCTGAGTTTGACTGTGCGTTTCGGAGTTCGCAATGATGTCAAGATGCTGCCTACCTTACTCAGATGCTTTCCCAAGTTGGACAGGCTGCATATCATGGTACGTATTTGCTGTCACCAATTCATGATCTCCTTACATTTCTACGAATTTCTGTTTGATGCATAGATTTACTTGAGGCCAGTTACTGTGATAGCTCTGTATATGGTCTTTGGTTTCCTCAGCTGTAATTTGAATGGTTATAGTGATGCAAGCTAGTTTAAGTAATTTTTTCATACGCTGAGGTAACTAGAACAGCAGCTGGATGACTAGGCAGTT
This region of Lolium perenne isolate Kyuss_39 chromosome 2, Kyuss_2.0, whole genome shotgun sequence genomic DNA includes:
- the LOC127331148 gene encoding FBD-associated F-box protein At2g26860 isoform X2: MAERAPFNVLDPAAAGDAQRRGSDPRELDRCMEQMLSYIYASLPNYPLYLGQQFHAAGAGPDRADRISRLPRDLRRDIVSRLPVKDAARTAVLSWRWRTLWLSTPLVLVDAHLLPKGQDFPPTYSTNSQPITAAVSSILEAHPGPFSCVHLICSRMDSYRPQLARWLQLFAAKGVHDLVLVNRPLPLDLPLPATVFTITTLTRLYLGLWKLPGTAALRGASFPHLRELGLLFVQMEPGDVDYLVARSPVLEILNILGCVKGLRLRLVSQSLRVRIGDAPKLHAFGYLKPDQVLEIRDTIIMPGIKATTTSMLTSVKILSLTVRFGVRNDVKMLPTLLRCFPKLDRLHIMSKRCDKPTGNLSAKFWEESGPIENVVSRITVMSLREYTGEPGEVGFLEFFFQSARVLKTAIIVTANPIHTPFLKDVAFNKASKSSRNMASKSCKKCFVGSTGPEGGQVLDFKTGAEFSIPDPFCVFEVLTRF
- the LOC127331148 gene encoding F-box/FBD/LRR-repeat protein At1g51370 isoform X1, producing the protein MAERAPFNVLDPAAAGDAQRRGSDPRELDRCMEQMLSYIYASLPNYPLYLGQQFHAAGAGPDRADRISRLPRDLRRDIVSRLPVKDAARTAVLSWRWRTLWLSTPLVLVDAHLLPKGQDFPPTYSTNSQPITAAVSSILEAHPGPFSCVHLICSRMDSYRPQLARWLQLFAAKGVHDLVLVNRPLPLDLPLPATVFTITTLTRLYLGLWKLPGTAALRGASFPHLRELGLLFVQMEPGDVDYLVARSPVLEILNILGCVKGLRLRLVSQSLRCVQIAASIMENIAVVKAPCLERLILHGSYKRGGGLCTRVRIGDAPKLHAFGYLKPDQVLEIRDTIIMPGIKATTTSMLTSVKILSLTVRFGVRNDVKMLPTLLRCFPKLDRLHIMSKRCDKPTGNLSAKFWEESGPIENVVSRITVMSLREYTGEPGEVGFLEFFFQSARVLKTAIIVTANPIHTPFLKDVAFNKASKSSRNMASKSCKKCFVGSTGPEGGQVLDFKTGAEFSIPDPFCVFEVLTRF